Proteins encoded together in one Anguilla anguilla isolate fAngAng1 chromosome 9, fAngAng1.pri, whole genome shotgun sequence window:
- the LOC118235982 gene encoding nuclear fragile X mental retardation-interacting protein 2-like, with protein sequence MDSENDKPLDCSPHEGKSLLDKKDSLSLPNGVVSLGAGRVANGYPCEPALDDDGGGSENGYTTPGRRRAGRGGLRGAENVSAPQEEEEETMQQGSAAPARPDAGPPSPEPEKPPGPPRPDGGRPGAKAEAGAGAARAGEPQRKNSVGKAAGAPGKKFEDRPGKARLVAPASAKEDSWTLFKPPPVFPVDNSSAKISPKISYASKVKENLNKAAQAGGGDALPPQEPGRLSLVPMSALKTITSASFTNGPISGEGNGCLQVGPLLTTAASTVPLASPLSGGDDVASSPDNDSSTTTTPVAATGEPRKSSLFVYPLTPTNMQPALPSARQVDTPPAQTNQKALGDIFRNQWGLSFINEPNAGPESKEGSAAEVTFQGRCPVATAAQDSSLSPPTWDRPPFPPAAHAADKRTSPLPVSSVLKACPPAVPVSGGGTQTHPLGLDALKGEIGSLGAIVFASSKDPSADPPQASQTDSALALVKEQSQAKGFDRRCSWGSFDLKAAVVYHTKEIEYILNLQKQDPKRVIIYDETKDRPDQ encoded by the exons GACGATGACGGCGGCGGCTCCGAGAACGGCTACACCACTCCCGGGAGACGCAGGGCGGGACGCGGCGGCCTCAGGGGCGCGGAGAACGTGAGCGCgccgcaggaggaggaggaggagaccaTGCAGCAGGGCAGCGCAGCTCCCGCCAGGCCGGACGCGGGACCCCCGAGCCCGGAGCCCGAGAAACCGCCCGGCCCCCCCCGTCCGGACGGCGGCAGGCCCGGCGCCAAGGCCGAGGCCGGAGCCGGAGCCGCGCGGGCGGGGGAGCCGCAGCGCAAAAACTCGGTGGGCAAGGCCGCCGGCGCCCCGGGGAAAAAGTTCGAGGACAGGCCCGGCAAAGCCAGGCTCGTCGCCCCGGCGAGCGCGAAAGAGGACTCGTGGACTTTGTTCAAGCCCCCTCCCGTTTTCCCCGTGGACAACAGTAGTGCTAAAATTTCACCCAAGATCAGTTATGCAAGTAAAGTCAAGGAGAACCTCAACAAGGCAGCCCAGGCCGGCGGGGGCGACGCCCTCCCACCTCAGGAGCCCGGACGGCTCTCGCTGGTTCCCATGTCCGCTTTGAAAACCATCACTTCAGCTAGCTTTACGAACGGCCCCATTTCCGGAGAGGGGAATGGCTGCCTCCAAGTGGGGCCACTCTTAACCACTGCTGCTAGTACTGTACCGCtggcctctcctctctcagggGGCGACGATGTAGCATCCTCTCCTGACAATGACAGTAGCACTACGACAACCCCTGTGGCAGCCACTGGCGAACCGAGAAAGTCTAGCCTTTTTGTTTACCCTCTTACCCCGACTAATATGCAACCTGCGCTCCCCAGTGCCCGCCAAGTGGACACGCCTCCTGCTCAGACAAATCAGAAAGCCTTGGGGGACATCTTCCGGAACCAGTGGGGGCTGTCCTTCATCAATGAGCCCAACGCTGGGCCGGAGAGTAAGGAGGGCAGCGCAGCGGAGGTGACGTTTCAGGGGAGGTGCCCCGTTGCCACGGCCGCACAGGACTCCAGTTTGTCCCCGCCCACGTGGGACCGCCCTCCCTTCCCACCGGCGGCTCACGCGGCGGACAAACGGACTAGCCCCCTACCCGTTAGCAGTGTTTTGAAAGCCTGCCCCCCTGCAGTGCCTGTCAGTGGGGGTGGGACGCAGACCCACCCTCTGGGACTGGACGCGCTCAAAGGCGAGATCGGGAGTCTCGGTGCAATCGTGTTCGCTTCTTCTAAAGACCCCAGTGCTGACCCACCTCAGGCCTCCCAGACTGACTCTGCGTTGGCTCTGGTCAAAGAGCAGAGCCAGGCCAAGGGCTTTGACAGAAGGTGTAGCTGGGGGTCGTTCGATCTAAAAGCTGCTGTAGTTTATCACACTAAAG aaattgaatatattttgaatttgcaaaaaCAAG ATCCAAAAAGAGTAATCATTTATGACGAGACCAAGGACAGGCCTGACCAGTGA